A single genomic interval of halophilic archaeon DL31 harbors:
- a CDS encoding hypothetical protein (KEGG: htu:Htur_4549 hypothetical protein) produces MQKIAEARSIPESEILEQALERGVENLWIDLILSRYVNDEIGRATSIELVGCDRLKRAERALQAVEDDVRWGLSA; encoded by the coding sequence GTGCAAAAAATCGCGGAAGCGCGAAGCATCCCCGAGTCGGAGATCCTCGAACAGGCGCTGGAACGCGGTGTCGAAAATCTCTGGATAGACCTCATACTCTCGCGGTACGTAAATGACGAAATCGGTCGAGCAACGTCAATTGAACTCGTTGGATGCGACCGCCTCAAGCGTGCAGAACGTGCACTGCAGGCAGTCGAAGACGATGTTCGGTGGGGCCTGAGTGCGTGA
- a CDS encoding hypothetical protein (KEGG: htu:Htur_3996 hypothetical protein) — MHTTEHLSSEAIEVRCGGEPVLWEDVLPHVSIADRVGVVMADPADGVGAANFLLACVTAFYDRLREQRDEFFEYPDYYTFQASPDPLDYLEFDVWPDHKNVSVPRDPTGVLRAVNDRAVTVLLVPGDPAGSPDVEDVALASAQRRIDACYRYAPDGDLDDANVSIAIPRETVADWYHETLDMVEDGSASFALPGPDEQFVTQGFTAIDLDEALTRLPGAGGT, encoded by the coding sequence ATGCACACCACCGAACACCTGTCGAGCGAGGCGATCGAGGTCCGATGCGGTGGGGAGCCTGTCCTTTGGGAGGACGTCCTGCCGCACGTCTCGATCGCCGACCGCGTCGGCGTTGTGATGGCCGACCCCGCCGACGGGGTCGGCGCAGCGAACTTCCTCCTCGCGTGCGTCACGGCCTTCTACGATCGGCTTCGCGAGCAGCGGGACGAGTTCTTCGAGTACCCGGACTACTACACGTTCCAGGCGTCCCCCGACCCCCTCGACTACCTAGAGTTCGACGTCTGGCCCGACCACAAGAACGTCTCGGTCCCCCGCGACCCGACAGGCGTCCTCCGCGCGGTGAACGACCGCGCGGTCACCGTCCTTTTGGTCCCCGGCGATCCGGCGGGGAGCCCGGACGTCGAGGACGTCGCGCTCGCCAGCGCCCAGCGACGGATCGACGCCTGCTACCGCTACGCGCCCGACGGCGACCTCGACGACGCGAACGTCTCGATTGCGATCCCCCGGGAAACGGTCGCGGACTGGTACCACGAGACACTCGACATGGTCGAGGACGGGTCGGCCTCGTTCGCCCTCCCCGGGCCCGACGAGCAGTTCGTGACCCAGGGGTTCACTGCGATCGACCTCGACGAGGCACTGACCCGCCTCCCGGGGGCCGGAGGGACGTAA
- a CDS encoding major facilitator superfamily MFS_1 (PFAM: Major facilitator superfamily MFS-1~KEGG: chl:Chy400_3302 major facilitator superfamily protein), with amino-acid sequence MKQEQTNTSRYRVLFVLSLAELLAMTLWFSVSAVGPELAALWNLSSAETAWLTNAVQLGFVVGAVLSATLTLADTIPPRYLFAVSAAIGAGATAVIALVVSSFLPAVLLRFLTGVALAGVYPTGMKIMAGWFREGRGFAIGTLVGALTIGSAMPHLLRAVGGVGSPRTVLLGTTGLAAVSSVLVLFVRPGPHQAPAASFDPGAVRRMLGDRGTMLANLGYFGHMWELYAVWAWIPVYLAASFAASGDPTPTLAALLAFGTIAVGGIGALVAGVFADRIGRTAVTSVSMVVSGTACIGAGFVFGGPLLILIPFLLVWGFVIVADSAQFSAAVSELAEESYVGSALTLQTAIGFLLTVGSIQITPIVASVVGWQWAFAPLVIGPFVGTVAMLWLRRLPEANALAGGRG; translated from the coding sequence ATGAAGCAAGAACAGACGAACACGAGTCGATACCGTGTCCTCTTCGTTCTTTCTCTTGCCGAACTGTTAGCAATGACGCTATGGTTCAGCGTCTCCGCGGTCGGGCCGGAACTCGCAGCGCTCTGGAACCTTTCGAGCGCTGAAACAGCATGGTTGACGAACGCGGTGCAACTCGGATTCGTCGTCGGCGCCGTGCTTTCAGCGACGCTCACCCTCGCGGATACGATTCCGCCGCGGTACCTCTTTGCTGTCTCGGCTGCTATTGGTGCAGGAGCGACAGCAGTTATTGCTCTTGTCGTGTCGTCGTTCCTCCCAGCCGTTCTGTTACGATTTCTTACTGGTGTCGCACTGGCCGGTGTGTATCCGACAGGCATGAAAATCATGGCTGGCTGGTTTCGGGAAGGACGCGGTTTCGCCATCGGCACGCTTGTCGGTGCACTCACGATCGGATCGGCGATGCCGCATCTGCTCCGGGCGGTCGGTGGCGTCGGCAGTCCGCGTACTGTCTTGCTGGGTACGACTGGACTTGCGGCAGTCAGTAGTGTGCTTGTTCTCTTTGTGCGCCCGGGCCCCCACCAAGCTCCCGCAGCATCATTCGATCCCGGAGCCGTTCGCCGGATGCTTGGCGATCGCGGGACGATGCTCGCCAACCTCGGGTATTTCGGTCATATGTGGGAATTATACGCCGTCTGGGCGTGGATCCCCGTCTATCTGGCTGCGAGTTTCGCTGCCAGCGGCGATCCGACACCAACACTCGCTGCCCTGCTTGCGTTCGGAACCATTGCAGTGGGGGGTATCGGCGCCCTCGTCGCCGGTGTTTTCGCAGACCGGATCGGACGGACGGCCGTCACGAGCGTTAGTATGGTCGTTAGCGGCACTGCCTGCATTGGTGCCGGCTTCGTGTTTGGTGGTCCTCTGCTCATTCTGATCCCATTTCTTTTGGTTTGGGGGTTCGTCATCGTCGCCGACTCCGCGCAGTTCTCGGCGGCCGTCTCTGAACTCGCTGAGGAGAGTTACGTTGGGTCAGCCCTGACGCTGCAGACTGCCATCGGCTTTCTACTCACGGTGGGGTCGATCCAAATCACACCGATTGTTGCCAGTGTCGTCGGCTGGCAGTGGGCTTTTGCACCACTGGTTATCGGACCGTTCGTTGGGACTGTCGCAATGCTGTGGCTCCGACGGCTTCCCGAGGCGAACGCATTGGCTGGCGGTCGCGGGTGA
- a CDS encoding phenylacetic acid catabolic family protein (PFAM: Phenylacetic acid catabolic~KEGG: htu:Htur_2888 phenylacetic acid catabolic family protein): protein MDLETVKERAGPRQFSPEDDMPEEYRKAATRMIQFHANSEVMGGYLEKPFIRQAPSLDRKLAFSAKVQDEVGHAQLLYRAAESLGIKTREEMLNELATGKGKFLNCFHYPMESWAEVPMIGFFVDGAAMRRQATLKTTSWEPYAHAMDKVCFEEGFHVKHGEDILRELMTGSKANQERVQEVFDEWWPRILQFFGPTDDKSTHNDFSQDVGLKTMSNDELRNAFLNAYVPKARKYGLELPATPRVTENDDGTWEVVEEDLNWEEFFTIAKNDSEGSYEQIGSRRDRQEAVDWVREAMSDRAPLGSGSSPQAAD from the coding sequence ATGGATCTCGAAACAGTCAAAGAGCGCGCCGGGCCACGGCAGTTCTCTCCCGAGGACGACATGCCGGAGGAGTACCGCAAGGCCGCGACGCGGATGATTCAGTTCCACGCCAACTCGGAGGTGATGGGCGGCTATCTCGAGAAGCCGTTCATCCGGCAGGCCCCGAGTCTGGACCGCAAGCTCGCCTTCTCCGCGAAGGTGCAGGACGAGGTGGGTCACGCTCAGTTGCTCTACCGCGCCGCCGAGAGTCTGGGCATCAAGACCCGCGAGGAGATGTTGAACGAGCTCGCCACCGGCAAGGGGAAGTTCCTCAACTGCTTCCACTACCCGATGGAGTCGTGGGCGGAGGTGCCCATGATTGGCTTCTTCGTCGACGGCGCGGCGATGCGCCGGCAGGCCACCCTGAAGACCACCTCGTGGGAGCCCTACGCCCACGCAATGGACAAAGTCTGCTTCGAGGAAGGGTTCCACGTCAAGCACGGCGAGGACATCCTCCGGGAGCTGATGACCGGCTCCAAAGCGAATCAGGAGCGCGTACAGGAAGTCTTCGACGAGTGGTGGCCGCGCATTCTCCAGTTCTTCGGCCCAACCGACGACAAATCCACACACAACGACTTCTCCCAGGACGTTGGGCTGAAGACGATGAGTAACGATGAACTCCGCAACGCCTTCCTCAACGCCTACGTCCCCAAGGCGCGCAAGTACGGCCTCGAACTCCCCGCCACCCCCCGTGTCACTGAGAACGACGACGGCACCTGGGAAGTCGTCGAGGAGGACCTGAACTGGGAGGAGTTCTTCACCATCGCCAAGAACGACTCGGAAGGATCCTACGAGCAGATAGGCAGCCGACGGGACCGACAGGAAGCTGTCGACTGGGTCCGTGAGGCGATGAGCGACCGAGCACCCCTCGGAAGCGGGTCCAGCCCGCAGGCGGCTGACTGA
- a CDS encoding phenylacetic acid degradation B (PFAM: Phenylacetic acid degradation B~KEGG: hvo:HVO_A0508 PacF protein) has product MIWEVFRQEKAGDYHKHCGNVHAPDREMAKLFAQIQHGRRMQTKSLWVVPQEEVGEVDTDDTSFGGTTDKAYRWAVTYTQVDESFAEEIAESQAEQEEQAKKKREAETND; this is encoded by the coding sequence ATGATTTGGGAAGTGTTCCGACAGGAGAAGGCCGGCGACTACCACAAACACTGCGGCAACGTCCACGCGCCCGACCGGGAGATGGCGAAGCTGTTCGCCCAGATTCAGCACGGCCGCCGGATGCAGACCAAGAGCCTCTGGGTCGTCCCCCAAGAGGAAGTCGGCGAGGTCGACACCGACGACACCAGCTTCGGCGGCACCACCGACAAGGCCTACCGCTGGGCGGTCACCTACACGCAGGTCGACGAGTCCTTCGCCGAGGAGATTGCCGAGAGTCAGGCCGAACAGGAAGAACAAGCCAAGAAGAAGCGAGAGGCCGAGACCAATGACTGA
- a CDS encoding phenylacetate-CoA oxygenase, PaaI subunit (KEGG: hvo:HVO_A0509 phenylacetate-CoA oxygenase, PaaI subunit~TIGRFAM: Phenylacetate-CoA oxygenase, PaaI subunit~PFAM: Phenylacetic acid catabolic), whose translation MTDRYDTVDELDEEATEAFRELIYRLADDEYVIAERDIEWQIYAPTLESDLALANIAQDEFGHARLWYDLAQETGLSEAACLWEKPADQWRHSTLVELPYTDGDWADPVLRSYLYDTAERLRVEALAGSSVAPVADRVQKILDEERYHREHAQSWLERLTLGGGADAGTEESHAKVQDALDRLFPHALTLFAAGEHEETIVAEGFRTETLDDLRREWLDVVIPYLESLDLTVPEPEDEKRTATGRNGDHTEHWEPLLEEFTKTYREFDFDHPVRLREGGVS comes from the coding sequence ATGACTGACCGCTACGACACTGTGGACGAACTCGATGAGGAAGCTACCGAGGCGTTCCGCGAACTCATCTACCGGCTCGCGGACGACGAGTACGTCATCGCCGAACGCGACATCGAGTGGCAGATTTATGCGCCGACACTGGAGTCGGACCTCGCACTGGCCAATATTGCACAGGACGAGTTCGGCCACGCCCGGCTCTGGTACGACCTCGCACAGGAGACAGGGCTCTCGGAAGCAGCGTGTCTCTGGGAGAAGCCGGCCGACCAGTGGCGCCACAGCACGCTCGTCGAACTGCCCTACACCGACGGCGACTGGGCTGACCCGGTGCTGCGGAGCTACCTCTATGACACCGCCGAACGCCTGCGTGTCGAGGCGCTTGCGGGCTCCTCGGTCGCCCCGGTGGCCGACCGCGTGCAGAAGATTCTGGACGAAGAGCGATACCACCGCGAGCACGCCCAGTCGTGGCTCGAACGGCTCACCCTCGGCGGCGGCGCCGACGCCGGCACTGAAGAGAGCCACGCAAAAGTGCAGGACGCGCTGGACCGGCTGTTCCCCCACGCACTCACCCTCTTTGCTGCGGGCGAGCACGAGGAAACCATCGTCGCAGAAGGGTTCCGCACGGAGACGCTCGACGACCTGCGCCGCGAGTGGTTGGACGTGGTCATCCCCTACCTCGAGTCCCTGGACCTAACGGTCCCCGAACCCGAGGACGAGAAACGGACGGCAACTGGCCGCAACGGCGACCACACCGAGCACTGGGAACCGCTGCTGGAGGAGTTCACGAAAACCTACCGGGAGTTCGACTTCGACCACCCGGTCCGCCTGCGTGAAGGCGGGGTGAGTTAG
- a CDS encoding protein of unknown function DUF59 (PFAM: Protein of unknown function DUF59~KEGG: hvo:HVO_A0510 DUF59 family protein), which translates to MSGTTEEATACAYTDYEAGEAPEEYPKTGEGAEGLEADIWDALYEVEDPEMPVSVVDLGLIYGVDIEETDTGTTAVVEMTLTYSGCPAREMLTNDVHCAALAAGVEAAEVRLRYSPNWNVNMVTEQGREDLREFGLSV; encoded by the coding sequence ATGTCTGGTACTACCGAGGAGGCGACGGCCTGCGCCTACACCGACTACGAGGCTGGTGAGGCACCCGAGGAGTACCCCAAGACCGGCGAGGGCGCTGAGGGACTCGAAGCAGATATCTGGGACGCGCTCTACGAGGTCGAGGACCCCGAGATGCCCGTCAGTGTTGTCGACCTGGGTCTCATCTACGGTGTCGACATCGAGGAAACGGACACGGGCACGACCGCAGTCGTCGAGATGACGCTCACGTACTCGGGCTGTCCGGCTCGCGAGATGCTGACCAACGACGTCCACTGTGCCGCGCTCGCGGCTGGTGTCGAGGCGGCCGAGGTTCGCCTGCGGTACTCGCCAAACTGGAACGTGAACATGGTCACTGAGCAGGGACGCGAGGACCTGCGGGAGTTCGGGCTCTCAGTATGA
- a CDS encoding hypothetical protein (KEGG: hbo:Hbor_36320 hypothetical protein), protein MRGFSDPSTSTTEDDEAAECPYCGSTNTDRDHPKGPGLCRSMHYCNGCDQPFEKFG, encoded by the coding sequence ATGAGGGGGTTTTCGGACCCGTCGACATCAACGACTGAAGACGACGAGGCCGCAGAGTGCCCCTACTGTGGCTCCACGAATACGGACCGTGACCATCCAAAGGGGCCGGGGCTCTGCAGATCGATGCACTACTGCAACGGCTGTGACCAGCCCTTCGAGAAGTTCGGATAG
- a CDS encoding hypothetical protein (KEGG: hla:Hlac_0403 hypothetical protein), protein MKQLIIRGDAGFRRDAVIEIDGEELTCFSVTRQGDWHGPDEVQLWCTVGSPDERETYNKRQYVPHWLETEAFDAEEVTVKSEKNPLNV, encoded by the coding sequence ATGAAGCAGCTCATCATCCGCGGCGACGCGGGCTTCCGGCGTGACGCCGTTATCGAGATCGACGGGGAAGAGCTGACCTGTTTCTCGGTGACCCGACAGGGCGACTGGCATGGCCCCGACGAGGTCCAGCTCTGGTGCACCGTCGGCAGCCCGGACGAGCGCGAAACCTACAACAAGCGCCAGTACGTCCCTCACTGGCTCGAGACGGAGGCCTTCGACGCCGAGGAAGTCACCGTCAAGAGCGAGAAGAACCCACTCAACGTCTGA
- a CDS encoding YYY membrane protein (KEGG: hvo:HVO_0702 hypothetical protein~TIGRFAM: YYY membrane protein~PFAM: YYY membrane protein) — translation MEYALVLVWLVVFAGLATLGYPLAARLFRGFHSHGAGFALPVALVTAWLPVYWLGKLHYGPATVAIGLLCLVVVAAAFGLDRDALRDREFRLAADLPVNRRALAEVAVVFALAFGFLVAIRAVDPSVHAVGGEKYLDFGMLNAILRAETLPPEDFWYAGAPVQYYYGGHLIAAMLSTLTGTAPRFAYNLALAGFFAMLVTTVYDLAASVAAERGLDPVLAGTVGAFFVGFASNLQTAGSVALGLLPQGLRDSLGLGGVETYGLGGEGFGYWSASRVITDAVDGQGFPTINEFPLFAWLNGDLHAHMMGTPFLLLAAAIGFALYLAPASAQRRRLGLLAVVPALGLFQVVTDTWSFPSVFGLTYLALALAPADPTDLLPETASERVRETTASVAEGLDAEEGDAASRALAELERLLVPLGIVAGLGAVSALLAIPFLSGAGGGRSIEFLPAMARSGLGELLVVHGAFVAVFGLSLFSRVGNERRWPLALAMLAVAVLATTRGVDVLAFSLPFVLLGWALLRFDRPAGYETVLIIAGAGLVTIVEIVFVNEQAGPLRMNTVFKTYMQVWVLWSVAGGVALAGLLSRASAVDRRLHASLPSREAAASLFVAALVLSTSLYGAFALTTHFGGSPEPTLDATTFGPHYNEDEVAATEWLQETATAGTVIVSAPATGYSPAKESWGQEPGMYNWKSSIAASLTGVPTVAGWGHEVGYRGAEDYYGRVAAVDALYTGTPADAAAVVREHDVEYVWVGTAEQARYRGELVDFSERAGYEVAFENDAVTVYRVDQEEVA, via the coding sequence ATGGAGTACGCCCTCGTCCTCGTCTGGCTCGTCGTCTTCGCTGGGCTCGCCACGCTGGGCTATCCGCTGGCGGCGCGGCTGTTCCGGGGCTTTCACAGTCACGGCGCGGGCTTTGCACTCCCGGTTGCGCTGGTGACCGCGTGGCTCCCCGTCTACTGGCTCGGGAAGCTCCACTACGGCCCCGCGACGGTCGCAATCGGCCTGCTCTGTCTCGTCGTCGTCGCCGCGGCCTTCGGACTGGACCGCGACGCGCTCCGGGACCGCGAGTTCCGGCTCGCAGCCGACCTGCCAGTGAACCGCCGTGCGCTCGCCGAAGTTGCGGTGGTCTTCGCGCTCGCGTTCGGCTTCCTCGTCGCAATCCGCGCAGTGGACCCCTCCGTCCACGCGGTCGGGGGAGAGAAGTATCTCGACTTCGGGATGCTCAACGCAATCTTGCGTGCCGAGACGCTCCCGCCCGAGGACTTCTGGTACGCGGGCGCACCCGTCCAGTACTACTACGGCGGCCATCTGATCGCTGCGATGCTCAGCACGCTCACTGGCACCGCGCCCCGGTTCGCCTACAACCTCGCGCTCGCGGGCTTTTTCGCCATGCTCGTCACCACGGTCTACGACCTGGCCGCTAGCGTTGCCGCTGAACGAGGACTCGACCCGGTTCTCGCCGGCACCGTCGGTGCCTTCTTCGTCGGCTTCGCCAGCAATCTGCAAACGGCCGGCAGCGTCGCGCTCGGTCTGCTCCCGCAGGGCCTCCGCGACTCGCTCGGACTGGGGGGGGTCGAGACATATGGACTGGGCGGCGAGGGGTTCGGCTACTGGAGTGCGAGCCGAGTCATCACCGACGCCGTCGACGGCCAGGGGTTCCCGACAATCAACGAGTTCCCGCTGTTCGCGTGGCTCAACGGCGACTTACACGCCCACATGATGGGGACTCCGTTCCTCTTACTCGCTGCGGCCATCGGCTTTGCGCTCTACCTCGCGCCCGCGTCGGCCCAACGCCGACGGCTCGGTTTGCTCGCCGTCGTCCCAGCACTCGGTCTCTTTCAGGTCGTCACCGACACCTGGAGCTTCCCGTCGGTGTTCGGCCTCACCTATCTCGCGCTAGCACTCGCTCCTGCAGACCCAACGGATCTGTTGCCCGAAACTGCTTCCGAGCGCGTGCGCGAGACCACCGCCAGTGTTGCCGAGGGACTCGACGCCGAGGAGGGTGATGCCGCTTCACGCGCGCTCGCGGAACTCGAACGGTTGCTCGTCCCGCTGGGAATCGTTGCCGGGCTCGGCGCGGTCAGTGCGCTGCTCGCGATTCCGTTCCTCTCGGGGGCTGGCGGCGGCCGTTCCATCGAGTTCCTCCCCGCGATGGCCCGGAGTGGGTTGGGGGAGCTGCTGGTGGTCCACGGGGCGTTCGTCGCGGTGTTCGGCCTCTCGCTGTTCAGCCGCGTGGGTAACGAGCGCCGCTGGCCGCTCGCGCTCGCCATGTTGGCGGTTGCCGTCCTCGCGACCACACGTGGGGTCGACGTGCTCGCCTTCTCGCTCCCGTTCGTGCTGCTGGGGTGGGCACTGCTGCGGTTTGACCGCCCAGCGGGCTACGAGACCGTGCTGATCATCGCCGGCGCCGGCCTCGTCACCATCGTGGAGATTGTCTTCGTGAACGAGCAGGCGGGGCCGCTCCGGATGAACACGGTGTTCAAGACGTACATGCAGGTCTGGGTGCTCTGGAGCGTCGCAGGCGGCGTCGCTCTCGCGGGGCTCCTCTCCCGTGCCAGTGCGGTCGACAGACGGCTTCACGCCTCGTTGCCCTCTCGTGAAGCAGCCGCCTCGCTGTTCGTTGCTGCGCTGGTGCTTTCGACATCCCTCTACGGCGCGTTCGCGCTGACGACCCACTTTGGCGGTTCCCCAGAGCCGACTCTCGATGCCACCACGTTCGGCCCCCACTACAACGAGGACGAGGTCGCGGCCACTGAGTGGCTCCAGGAGACGGCGACGGCCGGCACCGTCATCGTCTCCGCGCCAGCGACGGGCTACTCACCCGCGAAGGAGTCCTGGGGCCAAGAGCCGGGGATGTACAACTGGAAGTCATCAATAGCGGCGAGCCTCACCGGGGTCCCGACGGTCGCTGGCTGGGGTCACGAAGTGGGCTACCGCGGGGCCGAGGACTACTACGGCCGGGTCGCAGCGGTCGACGCGCTCTACACGGGCACGCCCGCAGACGCCGCCGCGGTCGTGCGCGAGCACGACGTGGAGTACGTCTGGGTCGGAACTGCAGAACAGGCGCGCTACCGAGGAGAATTAGTGGACTTCAGCGAGCGCGCTGGCTACGAGGTCGCGTTCGAGAACGACGCAGTAACGGTCTATCGGGTCGACCAGGAAGAAGTCGCGTGA